CACGGCGGTGGCGTCGCCGGAATCGGTCTCGACCAGCACGGTGACCGGGCCGCCCGACGTGGGTGCGGTAAACAACCCAGCGGGGTCGACAGTGCCGCCGCCGCTGCTGATCGACCAGACAGCTCCGTTCGGAGCGCCAATAGGCGCCCCGAACTGGTCGATCTCGACGGCGGTCAGCTGCAGCTCGGCGTCTGCCGCCACAGAGACTGCGGTCGGCGTCACCACGACGCCGGCAACCGCCTGCTCAACCGTGACCACAACCGAGCTGATGGCGATCGACTCGGCCGTGGGGTTCTCGATCGTGGCCGTGAAGGTGTAGTCGCCCGCTTGGCTGAAGGAGGCGATAGTGTTTTTGGCGCCGTTCGTCACGTTCGCGGCGAATTGCACTGCGGCGGGGCCGGTGGCCGACCAGGTGTAGACCAGCTGCCCCTCGCCCGCGCTCAGACTACCGAGGACCGAAAGCATAGTCGAGTCGCCCGTCACCGTTGTGGGGGTTGCGGAGGCTGGGGCTGCCACCGTCGGCTGCTGCGCCACGGCGTCCCGCCACACGGTGTAGTCCGCCGCATCGACGACGCTGTCCTCGTTGCCATCGGCGCGGAGGTCGCTCGTCGAGCCGTAGGTCGATCGCCAGACGGCGTAGTCGTTGGAGTCGACCGTTCCGTTGCCGTCGTAGTCGCCGGCCAGGCTGGGCACGGAAAACGTCGCCTTAACGAGTCCCGACCATTGGCCGGACGGCTCACGCAACCGCGCCCACACGGTGGTATCCTCGGTCAGCACGATTGGCGCGCCGTAGGCAAGCACCTCGGACGACGGGTTCACGCCGCCGCCTACCTGCCGCGGGTCGGTCTCACCGTCGAGCGAGTAGTAAATCGTCCCGCCGCTAGCAGAGAGCTCCAGTGGGAACCCTGGGGTGACCTCACCACCGTGCTGGCTGAAGACCGGCGCGCCCAGTTCGTTGAGCAGCCCGGCGTCACGCAGCTGTTCGATGACCAGGTCGCCGCGAACCTGGAGGTAGGTGTCGCGGAGCCAGGCGGCTTCCGCGTCCCAGTCGGACTTGTTGTAGGGCGTGGATCGCTTGGCGTCTCCCCAGCGGGCGGCGTTGGCGATAATGGCGGGTCCGACCTGGGCGATCCGCTCGTCCAGCCGCGCGACGCTGGCGTCCACCGTCAACGCGCCGCCGTTGAACATCAACTCCTGCGCTTCATCGATAAAGCGCTGCACGTACTCCGGGTGCGACAGCAGGTCCTGGTGCAGGAACGCGGGGTTGAAGTACTCGAAGTCGTCGTACAGGTCGCCGCTGAAGGGGCCGGTGCGGTCGATGTCCACCGTGCCGTGCAGGGTGCCGTTGATCTCGCCGGCGCCCATCGAGTGCTCGTTGTCGTGCAGGAAGAACTGGAAGCCCTGGTCGGCGGCCGCGCGGTCGTAGATGCCGAACCAGTTGTTGGCGCGCTGGTTGCCGAAGAACGCCGAGATGCCGGTGTCGTGCCCGCCGGTGTAGAAGATGATCATCATGTAGTCGACCAGGTTCTCGACATCCAGCAGGACGGGCAGGCTCTCGTTGCGTGTGCCGTCCGGGTTGAGGCCTTGCATGGTCCAGTAGTTGTTGGCGGCCCCGGCGGGGTTGTCGGCTAGCCCCTGCGCGAGCTCGAAGAGCTGCCGCCACGCGACGTCGGTGCCGTCGGCGATCTCGGTGCCGCCCGACTCGAACGGGTCCGACTTCACGACGTCATAGTCCTCTGGGTCGCCGCCGAAGTAGGCCTCGCCGAACTGCTCCTGGATCCGCTCCTGCGTCATGAACACGCCCCAGTACTGCCCGTTCAGGTACAGGTGCACGTAGGTGCTGCGGGTGTGGGGCTGGTCCATGTCGGCCTGGGTGTCGCGGGCGAAGACCTCACGCAGGAACGAGTTCTGCTGGCCGTTGACTGAGTTGCCCCAGTTGGCCCACGAGTAGTTCTGCGACGAGCGGAGGTCGAGCACGTCGAACTCGTCGGCGCCGTCCTCGCCGTGCAGCGGGTAGTTGAGCAGGCCGTCGCCATAGTCGCTGCGGAAGTACAGGCGGAACGCGTGCTTGGGGTTGCCGTCGTTCCGCGATGCGCCGCCGCGGATCCTCAGCCCGGCGTTGGTCGAGAAGCCCTCGGTCTGGTCTGGGTAGATCAGCTCGACCGACGCCTCACGCTCCCACTCCCGGCCGCGGTTCTGGGCGTTCACGTAGATGCCCGTCGACGAGTCGAACAGGTTGGCCACATCGGTGGTCAGGTTGATGGTCGGCAGCGACGACAACGAGTCCTTCACCGCCTGCTCGCCGTACAGCGAGACGATCTCCGGGTCGATCCCGTAGTCCAGGAACTGGCCGTTGACGTTGTTGCTCGGCCAGCCCGTCGGCGCCTGGCCGAAGGGCGACTGATCCACAATGTCGTCCAGGAACAGGTAGCTCGCCGCCTGCACAAACGACGGCTGGAAGTCCTGCTTGAAGGCGATCGCCCGGAGGGTCGTTGTGCCGTTGACTGTGATCGGGCCGGAGTACGCCTGGCCGTTGATTGGGTTCAGGTTCTGGTCGACCGCGGGCGTCGAGCCGTCGGTCGTGTAGACGATCATCGCGTCTGCGGTTTCGGTGCTGACCGCGACCTGCTGCGCCGAATTGTAGAACCCGTGCGGAACGCTGAAGGTCGGCTCGGCGGCGAATCCAGCGAAGCTCTGCCCGTTGCCGTAGCCTGGCGTGGCGGCTTCGAAGTAGCCCAGCTGATCGGGCTGCGTGATCGACGACTGGCTCGCGACCAATTCCGGCACGACGAGGAAGTCGGAACTGCCGGCTGAGAAGTTGAGCGCGTGGACCGCCAGCACGTTCTCGCCGTCGACCAGCGTTGACAGGCTGGCGGACACGTCGAACTCGACGAACTCGATCGCGTCGAAGTCGTCGTGGATCGACGTGGCTGTGGATTGGTAGCTGAGCGACGCCGGCGCGTTGGCCGAAGCGATCTCCACGCCGTTGAGGTACGCGACAAACCCGTCGTCGTACTTCATGCGGAGCGTTAGCTGCCCGATCCCCGCGACCGAGTCCAGATCAAACGCCACCCGCACATACAACGACGAGGTCCCCGATGGGACGCCGGTGTTGAACTCGCCGACAAAGTTGGGGTTGCCGCCCGGGGAGTTCTCGTAGCCGAAGCCCGAAGGCCCCTGGATGTTGAACACGTTGTCGTTGAACCCCGGCTGCATCCACGACGCGTCGTGGACGCCGCTGGTCGGGACCCACGCGCGCGCCTGGGCGCCCTCGGCAACGATCGTCTCGGGGACGCTGGTCATGGTGAGGCCGTACGACACGTCCTCGAACTGCTGGGGGAACCCCGGCGCAAACCCGTCGATCACGGTGACGCCATCGGCCGCAACCAGTCCGAGGTACTCGCCGTCGGCGCCCATCTTGAAGTTGGTATGCAGCTCGCCGTTGGGCGCCTGGAGGTCCTTGTCCGACGCGAACACCACCAGGAACTGGCCCGGATCGATTGACGCGCCTTGGGGGAACTCCCACTTGTTCAGTTCTTCTGCGTCGTCGGTAAGGAACAGCCCACCGAGATCAACGGCCGAAGTGGTCGGGTTGTAGATCTCAATCCAATCGGCGGCGTCCCCTTCGAAGTCGTTGAGGGTGTCCTCGTTGGACGCCATGATCTCGGTGATGCGGAGCGCCGACGCGTCGAGCACCTGGCGCTCCTCGAGCCGCTGAAACTGGAGGGTCCGCCGGCGACACTGGGTGTGCTGCGTCATGAATGCCAATCTGTTCCGGGGCGCCGTCGCCCGAACGGGCGTAGGCGAGTAGGTGGGAGGAGGGGGTAGCGGGCTGCACTACGCGGTGCGGCGGCGCGCCGCGTGCGGGATACATAAATTAAGTTTATATGAAGGGCCTGTTAAGATCTAGCAAATGGCCTGAAATATCCACGCAGCCTGGGTGAGACGGGACAAAGCCACGCGTTCCAGAGCATTTTGCCCCACGTGACTGCTAATCGCCGCCAGCGGACGGCCGGCGACGCTGTGATACAATCTGCTCGGCGCGGCA
This genomic interval from Posidoniimonas corsicana contains the following:
- a CDS encoding LamG-like jellyroll fold domain-containing protein, which codes for MTQHTQCRRRTLQFQRLEERQVLDASALRITEIMASNEDTLNDFEGDAADWIEIYNPTTSAVDLGGLFLTDDAEELNKWEFPQGASIDPGQFLVVFASDKDLQAPNGELHTNFKMGADGEYLGLVAADGVTVIDGFAPGFPQQFEDVSYGLTMTSVPETIVAEGAQARAWVPTSGVHDASWMQPGFNDNVFNIQGPSGFGYENSPGGNPNFVGEFNTGVPSGTSSLYVRVAFDLDSVAGIGQLTLRMKYDDGFVAYLNGVEIASANAPASLSYQSTATSIHDDFDAIEFVEFDVSASLSTLVDGENVLAVHALNFSAGSSDFLVVPELVASQSSITQPDQLGYFEAATPGYGNGQSFAGFAAEPTFSVPHGFYNSAQQVAVSTETADAMIVYTTDGSTPAVDQNLNPINGQAYSGPITVNGTTTLRAIAFKQDFQPSFVQAASYLFLDDIVDQSPFGQAPTGWPSNNVNGQFLDYGIDPEIVSLYGEQAVKDSLSSLPTINLTTDVANLFDSSTGIYVNAQNRGREWEREASVELIYPDQTEGFSTNAGLRIRGGASRNDGNPKHAFRLYFRSDYGDGLLNYPLHGEDGADEFDVLDLRSSQNYSWANWGNSVNGQQNSFLREVFARDTQADMDQPHTRSTYVHLYLNGQYWGVFMTQERIQEQFGEAYFGGDPEDYDVVKSDPFESGGTEIADGTDVAWRQLFELAQGLADNPAGAANNYWTMQGLNPDGTRNESLPVLLDVENLVDYMMIIFYTGGHDTGISAFFGNQRANNWFGIYDRAAADQGFQFFLHDNEHSMGAGEINGTLHGTVDIDRTGPFSGDLYDDFEYFNPAFLHQDLLSHPEYVQRFIDEAQELMFNGGALTVDASVARLDERIAQVGPAIIANAARWGDAKRSTPYNKSDWDAEAAWLRDTYLQVRGDLVIEQLRDAGLLNELGAPVFSQHGGEVTPGFPLELSASGGTIYYSLDGETDPRQVGGGVNPSSEVLAYGAPIVLTEDTTVWARLREPSGQWSGLVKATFSVPSLAGDYDGNGTVDSNDYAVWRSTYGSTSDLRADGNEDSVVDAADYTVWRDAVAQQPTVAAPASATPTTVTGDSTMLSVLGSLSAGEGQLVYTWSATGPAAVQFAANVTNGAKNTIASFSQAGDYTFTATIENPTAESIAISSVVVTVEQAVAGVVVTPTAVSVAADAELQLTAVEIDQFGAPIGAPNGAVWSISSGGGTVDPAGLFTAPTSGGPVTVLVETDSGDATAVLNVVEPVALFAANQSFGSTLVDSTGGAAGSVTGSFSWAQGVDGNALQLSGGHAELRNGIVSGLDDFTIATWINLDSIATWSRVFDFGSGTSTNMFLTPQAGGGALRFAITTGSGGGEQQINGPAISAGQWHHVAVTLSGATGTLYLDGVAVGANNNMTLSPGDLGFTTQNYLGDSQYPADPPLQGRIDDFRIYGDALSAEQILQMAGAASAPLAAEPVLAAMPIGDPLGEGEQVWLAAASVMSSENAPALSAAASSDEIEGADVWRARQTTFALLADAPREPELDDLDTAPKAAPAESSTDTALAELTEDWGDELQDADSALS